A DNA window from Ctenopharyngodon idella isolate HZGC_01 chromosome 10, HZGC01, whole genome shotgun sequence contains the following coding sequences:
- the cbx6a gene encoding chromobox protein homolog 6a isoform X1: protein MELSATEDRVFAAESILKSRVRKGRIEYLVKWKGWALKHSTWEPEENILDDRLITAFEQKEREQELYGPKKRGPKPKNFVLKARAQAGDRPRSSNARRTPPRTTAKPPTSSSSASSAAPQPSSSSSYSTAPTPRVHSLAAAHKLKKDIHRCHRMSRRPLPRPDPLADPTGSTYSSRPPISPFSETVRILNRRVKPREVKRGRIILNLKVIDKSENGGVASRRSPQSSTGRAKIPSRNRIIGKKHGDMPYRPFQHPMKMLGFPMYGQPFGLHPCGPLSSMANEGSNKANQRGGSFCGSHSSANAQKFQYQPPPSPSSSSGSNGSSPSPQKQPTQPEAPTSTKLGSPASSRSRDSSQPHPKSSSAPFLPSSPSYTSSPSSSLEDEDQGTPNVATSRGGKRKLRHRTQAGQASVSQVSDRTTAPLLEENRVPKEGDPNWHPEMAPSCANVVVTDVTTNLLTVTIKEFCHSGAGSEPSSPCQADNPPSPTTAAS from the exons GCACAGCACATGGGAACCCGAGGAGAACATCCTAGATGATCGACTTATCACAGCCTTTGAGCAAAA GGAGCGTGAGCAGGAACTTTATGGCCCAAAGAAACGTGGACCTAAACCAAAAAACTTTGTACTAAAG GCACGGGCACAGGCGGGTGATAGACCTCGAAGCTCAAATGCTCGACGCACTCCACCTCGCACCACTGCGAAGCCTCCAACCTCGTCCTCTTCTGCAAGTTCAGCTGCTCCTCAGCCTTCATCATCCTCTTCCTACTCCACCGCTCCAACCCCCAGAGTGCACTCTCTCGCTGCTGCTCAtaaactgaagaaagacatcCATCGTTGTCATAGAATGTCTCGACGACCTTTGCCACGACCTGACCCTCTGGCCGACCCCACAGGATCCACATATTCATCCCGTCCTCCCATCTCTCCATTCTCTGAAACTGTCCGCATTCTCAACCGTAGGGTAAAACCTCGGGAGGTTAAGCGGGGACGCATAATCTTGAACCTGAAGGTCATTGACAAATCTGAAAATGGTGGAGTAGCCAGTAGAAGGTCACCGCAGTCATCCACGGGGCGGGCGAAAATCCCATCCCGAAATCGCATCATTGGGAAAAAGCATGGGGACATGCCTTATAGGCCATTCCAGCATCCTATGAAGATGTTGGGTTTCCCGATGTACGGCCAGCCATTTGGGCTTCACCCCTGTGGGCCATTGTCCTCTATGGCCAATGAAGGGTCCAACAAAGCCAATCAAAGAGGTGGAAGCTTCTGTGGTAGCCATTCCTCTGCAAATGCACAGAAGTTTCAGTACCAGCCACCACCTTCTCCATCCAGCTCCAGTGGGTCTAATGGCAGCTCCCCTTCACCTCAGAAACAACCGACTCAACCTGAAGCACCTACTTCAACTAAATTGGGCTCCCCAGCCTCATCACGCTCCCGAGATAGCTCCCAACCTCACCCAAAGTCCAGCTCGGCGCCATTCCTCCCTTCCTCACCCTCCTACACATCTTCCCCATCATCCTCTCTAGAAGATGAAGACCAGGGCACTCCGAATGTCGCCACTTCACGGGGTGGAAAACGGAAACTCCGACATCGAACCCAGGCGGGTCAAGCGTCGGTCAGCCAGGTTAGTGACCGCACTACTGCCCCACTTCTTGAGGAAAATAGGGTGCCAAAAGAGGGGGACCCTAATTGGCACCCTGAAATGGCACCCAGCTGTGCCAATGTAGTCGTTACTGACGTCACCACAAACCTTCTCACAGTCACCATCAAGGAATTCTGCCATTCTGGAGCTGGTTCTGAACCCTCCTCCCCTTGCCAAGCTGACAACCCACCCTCTCCCACCACAGCTGCCTCTTGA
- the cbx6a gene encoding chromobox protein homolog 6a isoform X2 yields the protein MELSATEDRVFAAESILKSRVRKGRIEYLVKWKGWALKHSTWEPEENILDDRLITAFEQKEREQELYGPKKRGPKPKNFVLKARAQAGDRPRSSNARRTPPRTTAKPPTSSSSASSAAPQPSSSSSYSTAPTPRVHSLAAAHKLKKDIHRCHRMSRRPLPRPDPLADPTGSTYSSRPPISPFSETVRILNRRVKPREVKRGRIILNLKVIDKSENGGVASRRSPQSSTGRAKIPSRNRIIGKKHGDMPYRPFQHPMKMLGFPMYGQPFGLHPCGPLSSMANEGSNKANQRGGSFCGSHSSANAQKFQYQPPPSPSSSSGSNGSSPSPQKQPTQPEAPTSTKLGSPASSRSRDSSQPHPKSSSAPFLPSSPSYTSSPSSSLEDEDQGTPNVATSRGGKRKLRHRTQAGQASVSQ from the exons GCACAGCACATGGGAACCCGAGGAGAACATCCTAGATGATCGACTTATCACAGCCTTTGAGCAAAA GGAGCGTGAGCAGGAACTTTATGGCCCAAAGAAACGTGGACCTAAACCAAAAAACTTTGTACTAAAG GCACGGGCACAGGCGGGTGATAGACCTCGAAGCTCAAATGCTCGACGCACTCCACCTCGCACCACTGCGAAGCCTCCAACCTCGTCCTCTTCTGCAAGTTCAGCTGCTCCTCAGCCTTCATCATCCTCTTCCTACTCCACCGCTCCAACCCCCAGAGTGCACTCTCTCGCTGCTGCTCAtaaactgaagaaagacatcCATCGTTGTCATAGAATGTCTCGACGACCTTTGCCACGACCTGACCCTCTGGCCGACCCCACAGGATCCACATATTCATCCCGTCCTCCCATCTCTCCATTCTCTGAAACTGTCCGCATTCTCAACCGTAGGGTAAAACCTCGGGAGGTTAAGCGGGGACGCATAATCTTGAACCTGAAGGTCATTGACAAATCTGAAAATGGTGGAGTAGCCAGTAGAAGGTCACCGCAGTCATCCACGGGGCGGGCGAAAATCCCATCCCGAAATCGCATCATTGGGAAAAAGCATGGGGACATGCCTTATAGGCCATTCCAGCATCCTATGAAGATGTTGGGTTTCCCGATGTACGGCCAGCCATTTGGGCTTCACCCCTGTGGGCCATTGTCCTCTATGGCCAATGAAGGGTCCAACAAAGCCAATCAAAGAGGTGGAAGCTTCTGTGGTAGCCATTCCTCTGCAAATGCACAGAAGTTTCAGTACCAGCCACCACCTTCTCCATCCAGCTCCAGTGGGTCTAATGGCAGCTCCCCTTCACCTCAGAAACAACCGACTCAACCTGAAGCACCTACTTCAACTAAATTGGGCTCCCCAGCCTCATCACGCTCCCGAGATAGCTCCCAACCTCACCCAAAGTCCAGCTCGGCGCCATTCCTCCCTTCCTCACCCTCCTACACATCTTCCCCATCATCCTCTCTAGAAGATGAAGACCAGGGCACTCCGAATGTCGCCACTTCACGGGGTGGAAAACGGAAACTCCGACATCGAACCCAGGCGGGTCAAGCGTCGGTCAGCCAG TGA